Proteins from a single region of Methanotorris igneus Kol 5:
- a CDS encoding endonuclease dU: MKDEIGVIGFDDAPFYKNDKTALLIATYFRGNRILDGVYFKKIQKDGKDATEKIIEVVKGKHYPKINAIFLYGVTFGGFNIADIFKINEETKKPVIVVIRKNPNRIDMINALRKYFDDWEERAKLLNSFPEPEPLEGIYVQYVGIDREGVKELIKKTRLKSKVPECLRVAHLIGRGFLEL, translated from the coding sequence ATGAAAGATGAGATTGGAGTTATAGGGTTTGATGACGCGCCTTTCTATAAAAATGATAAAACTGCTCTACTAATTGCCACGTATTTTAGAGGAAATAGAATATTAGATGGAGTATATTTCAAAAAAATCCAAAAAGATGGAAAAGATGCAACTGAGAAGATCATAGAAGTTGTTAAAGGAAAGCATTATCCAAAAATAAATGCGATATTTTTGTATGGGGTTACGTTTGGGGGATTTAATATAGCTGACATATTTAAAATTAATGAAGAAACAAAAAAGCCAGTTATTGTGGTGATAAGAAAAAATCCAAATAGAATAGATATGATAAATGCACTGAGAAAGTATTTTGATGATTGGGAAGAAAGAGCAAAATTATTAAACTCATTTCCAGAACCAGAACCCCTTGAGGGAATTTATGTTCAATATGTTGGTATAGACAGGGAGGGAGTTAAAGAACTCATCAAAAAAACAAGGTTAAAGAGCAAAGTTCCAGAATGTCTTAGAGTTGCCCATTTAATTGGTAGAGGATTTTTGGAGTTATAA
- the fhcD gene encoding formylmethanofuran--tetrahydromethanopterin N-formyltransferase, whose amino-acid sequence MEINGVIIEDTFAEAFPIWVSRILVTAATERLAKIAATEATGFGCSVIMCPAEAGIEKYVPPTETPDGRPGYIIQICHPKKSELEHQMLERIGQCILTAPTTAAFDAMGDEAEEQLKVGFKLKFFGDGYEKKDKLGDRTIYRIPIMSGEFITESKFGVKKGVAGGNFFILAENQTAALVAAEAAVDAISSVDGVITPFPGGIVASGSKVGASNPKYKFMTATTNHKMCPTLRDVVEDSEVPEDVNGIYEIVIDGISEEAVKEAMKVGILAATKVPGVKKITAGNYGGKLGKYQIKLHDLFE is encoded by the coding sequence ATGGAAATAAACGGAGTAATTATAGAGGACACCTTTGCTGAAGCATTTCCAATATGGGTCTCAAGAATTTTAGTAACAGCAGCAACAGAAAGATTGGCAAAAATTGCTGCAACAGAAGCAACAGGATTCGGGTGTTCAGTTATCATGTGTCCAGCAGAAGCAGGAATTGAGAAATACGTTCCACCAACAGAAACACCAGACGGAAGACCAGGATACATCATCCAAATCTGCCACCCAAAGAAATCAGAATTAGAGCACCAAATGTTAGAGAGAATTGGGCAATGTATCTTAACCGCTCCAACAACAGCAGCATTTGATGCTATGGGAGATGAGGCAGAAGAGCAATTAAAAGTTGGATTTAAGTTGAAATTCTTCGGAGATGGATACGAGAAAAAAGACAAACTTGGAGACAGAACAATATACAGAATTCCAATCATGAGTGGAGAATTTATAACAGAGAGCAAATTTGGAGTTAAGAAAGGAGTTGCAGGTGGAAACTTCTTCATATTAGCAGAGAACCAAACTGCTGCTTTAGTTGCTGCAGAAGCAGCAGTTGATGCAATTAGCTCAGTTGATGGAGTTATAACACCATTCCCAGGTGGAATTGTTGCATCAGGTAGTAAAGTTGGTGCAAGCAATCCAAAATACAAATTCATGACTGCTACAACAAACCACAAAATGTGTCCAACATTGAGAGATGTTGTTGAAGACAGCGAAGTTCCAGAAGACGTAAATGGAATTTATGAGATTGTTATTGATGGAATTAGCGAAGAAGCAGTTAAAGAAGCAATGAAAGTTGGTATCTTAGCAGCAACAAAAGTTCCAGGAGTTAAGAAAATCACTGCTGGAAACTACGGTGGAAAATTAGGTAAATACCAAATAAAATTACATGACTTGTTCGAATAA